CCGTCAGCGCTTCCAGCGTGGCCTTCGCGTCCCCCACGGCTTTAACGGCGTCCGCCTTGTAGGCGTGGAAGCGGGAAATATTGATGGACACGAATTTCACATCCGGATTTTTAAACAATGACTTGGAAGCGGTGGTAAAATCACTCAAGCGGCTGCCCACGGCAATGACCAGGTCCGCCTGCTCGGCGATGGAGTTGGCCGCCAGGTTCCCGGTAGCGCCCAAGCCGCCCAGGTTGTAGGGCGAGCTGGAACGGCAGGCGCTCTTGCCCGCCTGGGTCTCGGCAAAGGGGATATTGAACGCCTGGCAAAAAGCCTCCAGCGCCGCGCCCGCCTTGGAATAGCGCACGCCGCCCCCACAGATCACCAGCGGTTTTTTGGCCTTTACAATCGCCTCCGCTATGTCCTCCATCTCCTCGGGCACGGGCACGGGCCGGGTGATGCGATGCACCCGCTTTTGGAAGAAGTAATCGGGGTAATCAAAGCTCTCGCCTTCCACGTCCTGGGGCAGGGCGATGCATACCGCGCCGGTCTGGGCCGGGTCGGTCAGCACGCGCATGGCGTTGATCATGGCCGTCATCAGCTGCTCGGGGCGCACCACCCGGTCCCAATACTTGCATACGGGTTTAAATGCATCGTTGGTGGTGATGGTCAGGCTGCTCTCCTGCTCCACCTGCTGGAGCACCGGGTCGGGCTGGCGGCAGGCAAAGGCGTCCCCCGGCAGCAGCAGCAGCGGAATGTTGTTGACGCTGGCCGTGGCCGCGGCGGTGATCATATTGGCCGCGCCCGGGCCGATGGACGAGGCGCAGGGGATGATCTGCAGCCTGTCTTTTTGCTTGGCAAAGGCCGTGGCCACGTGGGCCATGCCCTGCTCGTTGCGGCCCTGGTAGACCTTTAAGGCCCCGCTGTCCTCATCCAGCGCCTGGCCCAGGCCGCAGACGATGCCGTGGCCAAAGACCGTGAAAATCCCATGGACGAATTTGGTCTCCACCCCGTCCATGGATACGTACTGGTTATCCAAAAATTTGACCAGCGCCTGCGCCATCGTCATCCTTGTGGTTTCCATCGCGTTTCCCCCTTACTTTTTCTAGCTTCTGGCGACCATTTCGCCGTACTCTTTTTTACATTGCGCGATAAACGCCCGCACCTTCTCCACGCTGGGCATATCCGCGCTGCAGCCGTGGCTGGCCACCAGCAGTGAGGCCGAGGCGCTGCCCAGCTCCAGGCAGTCCATCATCTCCCAGCCCTCGAACAGGCCGTACAGGAAGGCCGAGGCGTACCCGTCCCCGCCGCCGAAGGATTTCAGCGCTTTGACCGGGAAGGGCTTGATCGAATAACTGTTTCCATCGCAGGTATAGGCGGTGGAGCCCTGCTTGCCGTGTTTGATCACCACGATCTTGGCCCCTCGCCCCTGCCAGTAGACGGCAGTCTGCGCGTCGGTACGGCCAGGTTCGATCAAGGCCTCGGTCAGGTCGTACTCCTCCCGCGAGCCCAGGATCACATCGCTCTGCGCGGCCACCATGGAATAGTAAATGGCGATCTCATCGCTGTTCTTCCAGTTATAGGGCCGGTAATCGATATCAAAAAACACCGGCGTGTGCGTCCGCTTGGCGATAGCCACAGCCTTTAGCGCCGCCTCGCGGGAGGGGCTGGCCGCCAGCGCGGTGCCGCTGATGAGCAGTGCCTTGCCCTGTTTGATGTACGCCTCGTCGATATCCTGCACATCCAGCTGCAGGTCGGCAATATCGTTGCGGTACATTAAGATGCTGCTTTCATTTTCGCTCAAGATTTCGGTAAAGGTCAAGCCCAGCTTTTCTCCGTTTTCGCAGCGGCGGATGCGGCTGGTATCGATGCCCTCGTTGTCAAAATACTCCGTCACGTAATCGCCAAAGCGGTCGTCGGATACCCGGGCAAAAAAGCCGCACTTTTTACCCAACCGGGAAAGGCCCACGGCAATATTAGCCGGCGAGCCACCCACGTATTTTTTGAAGGTCTCGCTCTGGGCCAGCGTTTTAAAATAGTCCAGCGGATTAAAGTCGATGGCCACCCGACCCAGCAGGATCAGATCCAGCGGCCGCTCTCTGTCAAATTGGAGATAGTTCATTTCGCCCCCAGCTCCTTCCTTAGTCGATCTCGCTCAAGGCCACCGGCCGCTTTTCATCCACCGACTTTTTGGCTGCAACGCCAATGCGCACGGCCTGCAGGCCGTCTATCACGTCCACGGGCGTCTCTGCGTCCTGCTCCACCGCGTCGATAAAGCAGGCCATCTCCTTAGCAAAGGACTGCATATAGCGCTCCAGGAAGAAGTAGAGCGGCTTTTCCCCTGTTACCCCCTGTGCGTTGGAGAGCACCGCGGTAGAATTGGCGTCGTTAGCGGTGGCGATCATCCCCTCGCTGCCGAAAACTTCGGCCCGCTGGTCATACCCATAGGCCGCGCGGCGGGAGTTATCGATCACGCACAGCGCGCCGTTTGCCATCTTAAGGGTGATGATGGCGGTATCCACATCCCCCGCCTCGCCGATGGCCGGGTCCACCAGCACGGCGGATTGCACGTAGACCTCCTCTACATCGCTGCCCACCAGGTAACGGGCCATATCAAAATCGTGAATGGTCATATCCAAAAACATGCCGCCGGAATGGGCCACATAATCAGCCGAGGGGGGTTCCGGATCGCGCGAAGTGATCTTGATGATGTGCGGTTGGCCGATCCGTCCCTCCTTTACCGCAGCGCGGATGGCTTCAAAGTTGTGGTCAAACCGGCGGTTAAAGCCCACCTGGAATTTGATTTTTTTGCCTTCCAGCGCCTTCATGACCTGCTTGATCTTCTCGATGTCGTGATCCACCGGCTTTTCGCAAAATACGTGCTTGCCGGCGGCAATCGCCTCGATAGAAATGGGCGCGTGCGTATCGGTAGAAGAGCAAACCAGCACCGCGTCGATCTCCGGGTCGTTCAATATCTCATGGTAATCCTTTGTCACGTTCTCCACCCCGAAAGAGCGGATGAACCCTTCCGTTTCCTCGTTCATGTACGGGTCGGCCACGGTTTTGACGGTGGCGTTACGCACGTAGTTGCAGATGCTCTGCAAGTGAACTTTGCCGATGCGCCCCGCGCCGATGAT
Above is a genomic segment from Luoshenia tenuis containing:
- the iolD gene encoding 3D-(3,5/4)-trihydroxycyclohexane-1,2-dione acylhydrolase (decyclizing), producing the protein METTRMTMAQALVKFLDNQYVSMDGVETKFVHGIFTVFGHGIVCGLGQALDEDSGALKVYQGRNEQGMAHVATAFAKQKDRLQIIPCASSIGPGAANMITAAATASVNNIPLLLLPGDAFACRQPDPVLQQVEQESSLTITTNDAFKPVCKYWDRVVRPEQLMTAMINAMRVLTDPAQTGAVCIALPQDVEGESFDYPDYFFQKRVHRITRPVPVPEEMEDIAEAIVKAKKPLVICGGGVRYSKAGAALEAFCQAFNIPFAETQAGKSACRSSSPYNLGGLGATGNLAANSIAEQADLVIAVGSRLSDFTTASKSLFKNPDVKFVSINISRFHAYKADAVKAVGDAKATLEALTEKLSAAGYRSGYGEEIAQAKAAWEKEMAFLAGYRYDEKFEPLIAARNPATIEEFVALTGGEVTQVSALALIREMLCDSDIVVGASGSLPGDLQRMWTTDTRDAYHMEYGYSCMGYEIAGALGAKLAQPEREVYAMVGDGSYMMLHSELFTALQERKKINILLFDNCGFGCINNLQMSNGIGNLATEFRYRDNGDSLRHDGALIPVDFAKAGEGYGLKTYTARNLKELKDALEDARKQEVSTLIDIKTLPKTMTDGYRSWWHVGIASTSQKEGVQRAYAEKEAARRQARMY
- the iolC gene encoding 5-dehydro-2-deoxygluconokinase; its protein translation is MNYLQFDRERPLDLILLGRVAIDFNPLDYFKTLAQSETFKKYVGGSPANIAVGLSRLGKKCGFFARVSDDRFGDYVTEYFDNEGIDTSRIRRCENGEKLGLTFTEILSENESSILMYRNDIADLQLDVQDIDEAYIKQGKALLISGTALAASPSREAALKAVAIAKRTHTPVFFDIDYRPYNWKNSDEIAIYYSMVAAQSDVILGSREEYDLTEALIEPGRTDAQTAVYWQGRGAKIVVIKHGKQGSTAYTCDGNSYSIKPFPVKALKSFGGGDGYASAFLYGLFEGWEMMDCLELGSASASLLVASHGCSADMPSVEKVRAFIAQCKKEYGEMVARS
- the iolG gene encoding inositol 2-dehydrogenase, with protein sequence MVKVGIIGAGRIGKVHLQSICNYVRNATVKTVADPYMNEETEGFIRSFGVENVTKDYHEILNDPEIDAVLVCSSTDTHAPISIEAIAAGKHVFCEKPVDHDIEKIKQVMKALEGKKIKFQVGFNRRFDHNFEAIRAAVKEGRIGQPHIIKITSRDPEPPSADYVAHSGGMFLDMTIHDFDMARYLVGSDVEEVYVQSAVLVDPAIGEAGDVDTAIITLKMANGALCVIDNSRRAAYGYDQRAEVFGSEGMIATANDANSTAVLSNAQGVTGEKPLYFFLERYMQSFAKEMACFIDAVEQDAETPVDVIDGLQAVRIGVAAKKSVDEKRPVALSEID